A genomic stretch from Ovis canadensis isolate MfBH-ARS-UI-01 breed Bighorn chromosome 5, ARS-UI_OviCan_v2, whole genome shotgun sequence includes:
- the LOC138441659 gene encoding olfactory receptor 10H4-like has protein sequence MYLFTLLGNLLIMGTIWREHSLHTPMYLFLCALSISEILFTVAVTPRMLVDMLSTHRSITFVACASQMFFSFTFGFTHSFLLMIMGYDRYVAICHPLRYNVLMSTRDCARLVSCCWAGGSVMGMMLTLIIFHLTFCGSNVIHHFLCHVFSLLKLACGKETASVSMAVILLCVTALMGCLFLIVLSYVFIVAAILRIPSTEGRHKTFSTCVSHLTIVVVHYGFASLIYLKPRGTHSMDNNTLMATTYTVFTPFLSPIIFSLRNKELKNAIQRNFLRTFCPLTS, from the coding sequence ATGTACCTGTTCACGCTCCTGGGCAACCTGCTCATCATGGGCACCATCTGGAGGGAGCACagcctccacacccccatgtacctCTTCCTGTGCGCCCTCTCCATCTCCGAGATCCTGTTCACTGTTGCGGTCACCCCTCGAATGTTGGTAGACATGCTCTCCACCCACCGCTCCATCACCTTTGTGGCCTGTGCCAGCCAGATGTTCTTCTCCTTCACGTTTGGCTTTACCCACTCCTTCCTGCTCATGATCATGGGCTACGACCGCTACGTGGCCATCTGCCACCCCCTGCGCTACAACGTGCTCATGAGCACACGTGACTGTGCCCGTCTTGTGTCCTGTTGCTgggctggtggctcagtcatgGGGATGATGTTGACATTGATCATTTTTCACCTCACCTTCTGTGGGTCCAATGTGATTCACCATTTTCTCTGCCACGTGTTTTCCCTCTTGAAGTTGGCCTGTGGGAAGGAGACAGCCTCTGTCTCCATGGCTGTGATTCTGCTTTGTGTCACGGCCCTGATGGGCTGCTTATTCCTCATCGTCCTCTCCTATGTCTTCATCGTGGCTGCCATCCTGAGGATCCCCTCCACTGAGGGCCGGCACAAGACCTTCTCCACCTGTGTCTCCCACCTCACCATAGTGGTCGTGCACTACGGTTTTGCCTCCCTCATCTACCTCAAGCCCAGAGGCACCCATTCCATGGACAATAACACACTCATGGCCACCACCTACACAGTCTTCACCCCCTTTCTTAGCCCCATCATTTTCAGTCTCAGGAATAAAGAGCTGAAGAACGCCATACAGAGAAACTTCCTCAGAACTTTCTGTCCTTTAACTTCCTAA
- the LOC138441660 gene encoding olfactory receptor 10H2-like: protein MLGLNYTSVSEFILIGFSTFPQHLLPVFFLLFLLMYLFTLLGNLLIMATVWSERSLHTPMYLFLCALSTSEVLYTFAIIPRMLADLLSTDRSISFRACASQMLFFFTPGFTHSFLLTVMGYDRYVAICHPLRYNVLMSPRGCACLVAWSWAGGLFIGLLVTSAVFHLPFCGLNEVHHFLCHVPPLLKLACGNNVPGVALGVGVVCTTALLGCFLLILLSYAFIVAAILRIPSAEGRHKAFSTCASHLIVVIVHYSFASVIYLKPKGLYSEEGNTLMAITYTVLTPFLSPIIFSLRNKELKIGIKKTFLSKLYPSSI, encoded by the coding sequence ATGTTGGGGCTAAACTACACCTCCGTGTCTGAATTCATCCTCATCGGCTTCTCCACCTTCCCTCAGCATCTCCTGCCCGTCTTCTTCCTGCTCTTCCTGCTGATGTACCTGTTCACGCTGCTGGGGAACCTGCTCATCATGGCCACTGTCTGGAGCGAGCGCagcctccacacccccatgtacctCTTCCTATGCGCCCTCTCCACCTCCGAGGTCCTCTACACCTTCGCCATCATCCCGCGCATGCTGGCCGACCTGCTCTCCACCGACCGCTCCATCTCCTTCAGGGCCTGTGCCAGCCAGATGCTCTTCTTCTTCACGCCCGGCTTCACCCACTCCTTCCTGCTCACCGTCATGGGCTACGACCGCTACGTGGCCATCTGCCACCCCCTGCGCTACAACGTGCTCATGAGCCCCCGGGGCTGCGCCTGCCTGGTGGCCTGGTCCTGGGCTGGAGGCTTATTTATTGGGTTGCTGGTGACATCTGCCGTTTTCCACCTCCCCTTCTGTGGTCTCAATGAGGTTCACCATTTCTTATGTCATGTGCCTCCACTACTGAAGTTAGCCTGTGGAAATAATGTACCAGGAGTGGCCCTGGGGGTGGGCGTTGTGTGTACCACGGCTCTGCTGGGTTGCTTTCTCCTCATCCTCCTCTCTTATGCTTTCATTGTGGCCGCCATCTTGAGGATCCCTTCAGCTGAGGGCCGGCACAAAGCCTTCTCCACGTGTGCGTCTCATCTTATTGTAGTCATTGTGCACTATAGCTTCGCCTCTGTCATCTACCTCAAGCCCAAGGGTCTCTACTCTGAGGAAGGCAATACTCTGATGGCCATCACCTACACAGTCCTCACTCCCTTCCTCAGCCCGATAATCTTCAGTCTCAGGAACAAGGAGCTGAAGATTGGCATTAAGAAGACCTTCCTCAGCAAACTCTACCCCTCCAGCATCTGA